The Thermodesulfovibrionia bacterium genome contains a region encoding:
- a CDS encoding MBL fold metallo-hydrolase has translation MIIRCWGARGSIPVSGKEYLKYGGDSTCIEVRTKDDEVIIIDAGTGIRRLGNRFLNEGRRKYNIIFTHSHWDHMLGFPFFKPIYLKKSQIKLYGFPTAQADMHRFLSKTMRPPFFPVCFKDLAANISFTKVYERDLHIGSAKISRIKLSHPNLGVGYRIEEDGKSFVFLTDNEFTFNHPGGLGYEDYLHFSRDADLLLHDSEYTEEEYKKTRGFGHSTYKDALKLAIGSNAKMFGLFHHNQDRSDDELDGIVKDCQQIILENNSGLKCFAAYPGMEIVL, from the coding sequence ATGATAATAAGATGCTGGGGTGCCAGGGGCTCAATCCCTGTTTCGGGAAAAGAGTATCTGAAATATGGAGGCGATTCAACCTGTATTGAGGTCAGGACAAAAGATGATGAGGTTATAATCATAGATGCAGGCACCGGAATCAGAAGGTTAGGCAACAGGTTTTTGAATGAAGGCCGCCGCAAGTATAATATCATCTTTACGCATTCGCATTGGGACCATATGCTCGGCTTCCCTTTCTTCAAGCCGATATATTTAAAAAAATCTCAGATAAAACTGTACGGGTTCCCAACCGCGCAGGCTGACATGCACAGGTTCCTGTCAAAGACGATGAGGCCGCCTTTTTTCCCTGTCTGCTTTAAAGACCTTGCCGCAAATATCAGCTTCACTAAAGTATATGAACGTGATCTTCATATCGGATCGGCAAAGATAAGCCGCATAAAGCTCAGCCACCCGAACCTCGGGGTCGGTTACAGGATAGAGGAGGATGGAAAGTCTTTCGTATTCCTTACAGATAATGAATTCACATTTAATCATCCCGGAGGGCTTGGGTATGAGGATTATCTCCATTTCTCCAGAGATGCAGATCTCCTGCTGCATGATTCTGAATATACTGAAGAGGAATATAAAAAGACAAGAGGATTCGGCCATTCCACGTACAAAGACGCGCTCAAGCTTGCTATTGGGTCAAACGCAAAGATGTTCGGCCTCTTCCATCATAATCAGGACAGGTCAGACGATGAGCTTGATGGTATTGTTAAAGACTGCCAGCAGATAATTCTCGAAAACAACTCAGGCCTGAAATGCTTTGCTGCATATCCCGGCATGGAGATAGTTTTATAA